The Saccopteryx leptura isolate mSacLep1 chromosome 2, mSacLep1_pri_phased_curated, whole genome shotgun sequence genome has a window encoding:
- the LOC136395442 gene encoding carbonyl reductase [NADPH] 1 has translation MSSCSRVALVTGGNKGIGFAITRELCRQFSGDVMLTARDEARGRAAVQKLQAEGLSPHFHQLDIDDLQSIRVLRDFLRKEYGGLDVLVNNAGIAFKVNDPTPFHIQAEVTMKTNFFGTQNVCTELLPLMKPQGRVVNVSSFVSIRALKSCSPELQQKFRNDAISEEELVGLMNKFVEDTRNGVHQKEGWPNTAYGVTKIGVTVLSRIQARKLSEHRRGDKILLNACCPGWVRTDMAGPNATKSPEEGAETPVYLALLPPDAEGPHGQFVSEKKVEQW, from the exons ATGTCGTCCTGTAGCCGCGTGGCGCTGGTGACCGGAGGCAACAAGGGCATCGGCTTCGCCATCACGCGGGAGCTGTGCCGGCAGTTCTCGGGCGACGTGATGCTCACCGCGCGGGACGAGGCGCGGGGCCGGGCGGCCGTGCAGAAGCTACAGGCCGAGGGCCTGAGCCCGCACTTCCACCAGCTGGACATCGACGACCTGCAGAGCATCCGCGTCCTGCGCGACTTTCTGCGCAAGGAGTACGGAGGGCTGGACGTGCTGGTCAACAACGCCGGCATCGCCTTCAAGG TTAATGATCCAACACCGTTTCATATTCAAGCAGAAGTGACGatgaaaacaaacttttttgGCACGCAAAACGTCTGCACTGAGCTCCTGCCTCTCATGAAACCCCAAG GCAGAGTGGTGAATGTGTCTAGCTTCGTAAGTATCAGAGCCCTTAAAAGCTGCAGCCCAGAACTGCAGCAGAAGTTCAGAAATGACGCCATCAGCGAGGAGGAGCTGGTGGGGCTGATGAACAAGTTCGTGGAAGACACAAGGAACGGAGTGCACCAGAAGGAGGGCTGGCCGAACACCGCCTATGGGGTCACGAAAATTGGCGTCACAGTCCTGTCCAGAATCCAGGCCAGGAAGCTGAGTGAGCACAGGAGAGGGGACAAGATCCTCCTGAATGCCTGCTGTCCAGGGTGGGTGAGAACTGACATGGCTGGACCCAACGCCACCaaaagcccagaggaaggagcagagacCCCTGTGTACTTGGCCCTTTTGCCCCCAGATGCTGAGGGGCCTCATGGGCAGTTTGTTAGTGAGAAAAAAGTTGAACAATGGTGA